Proteins from one Planctomyces sp. SH-PL62 genomic window:
- a CDS encoding BPTD_3080 family restriction endonuclease yields the protein MSSIAAITNPILNSPYREPTKHFRFTADNQITSIVDSGRRDSSYFLPIASPKKKSVTPLFDAIEEQRTESGHVNRIRQLLKSWRDLGRPDITPVTRALLDHWHAEDRFRALFFCQLEALETLIYITEVAKQTKYGDVWIENYLREKAEEAGTDLFRVACKMATGSGKTVVMSMLIAWQVLNKRRYPRDNRFTDAFLVVAPGITIRDRLRVLLPSDPNNYYRELDVVPAEYRGDLGTARIVVTNYHAFKLREKGDAGGLTKRLLTVNTPGAFTESPDEMVNRVCNDLGKHREIMVINDEAHHCYRGRPVAVKEKLTREEASEARDRAEEARLWITGLEAIHRKIGVKAVYDLSATPFYLKGSGYPEGTLFPWVVSDFSLMDAIESGIVKIPRVPVADNAMTGDYPKYRDLWVYIRDGLKDVRRGPADANTPPLLPGLLEGALKSLYGHYARKFADWEADEESRANGGTPPVFIVVCNNTNVSKAVFDYVSGYETGHKHPDGEPVVAGGDALPLFGNVKDQRWLHRPNTILVDSRQLESGDSMSDEFKRLAKHQIEEFKAEYRRRFPGRDAESLTDEDLMREVLNTVGKPGKLGEHVRCVVSVSMLTEGWDCNTVTHILGVRAFGTRLLCEQVMGRGLRRRSYAVGDDGMMAPEYADIFGVPFTGFPVAGLPEERAPAAPKPGKAVRAVPERLIDAPWLEVTFPRVVGYRFDVPADRLAARFDATHREVLTTQDIPTNTLNAPIVGEKAELTLGDAKVLRPQAVTFRLATHLQQRHFPDKPWLFPQLVGIVRDWLGDPDGESPNVEYGDDTFPGLLLLGEKKHAACEKINRAIIAASGGAQRLRAELQRDDAVGTTAGVSFDTVKTCWTTEPTKCHVNLVPQDSDWETIVCQKLEEMDEVRAYAKNQGIGFRIPYTLDGRPGNYFPDLVVKLDDGRGPDDLLNLVLEVSGQKKKEKDAKVQTAKTMWVPGVNNLGTFGRWAFLEIDGSNLHKTKQEIRSLLEG from the coding sequence ATGTCGTCGATCGCCGCCATCACCAACCCCATCCTCAACTCGCCGTACAGGGAGCCCACGAAGCACTTTCGGTTCACCGCCGACAATCAGATCACCAGCATCGTCGATTCCGGGCGGCGGGACAGCAGCTACTTCCTCCCGATCGCGAGCCCGAAGAAGAAAAGCGTGACGCCCCTTTTCGACGCGATCGAGGAGCAGAGGACCGAGAGCGGGCACGTCAACCGCATCCGACAGCTCCTGAAAAGCTGGCGCGACCTGGGACGGCCGGACATCACCCCAGTGACTCGCGCGCTGCTCGACCACTGGCACGCGGAGGATCGGTTCCGGGCGCTGTTCTTCTGCCAGCTCGAGGCGCTCGAGACGCTCATCTACATCACCGAGGTGGCCAAGCAGACGAAGTACGGCGACGTCTGGATCGAGAACTACCTGCGGGAGAAGGCCGAGGAGGCCGGGACGGACCTGTTCCGCGTCGCGTGCAAGATGGCGACGGGCAGCGGCAAGACGGTCGTCATGTCCATGCTCATCGCATGGCAGGTGCTCAACAAGCGCCGCTACCCGCGGGACAACCGGTTCACCGACGCCTTCCTCGTCGTCGCCCCCGGCATCACGATCCGCGACCGGCTCCGCGTGCTGCTGCCGTCCGACCCGAACAACTACTACCGCGAACTCGACGTCGTGCCGGCCGAGTACCGCGGCGACCTCGGTACGGCGCGGATCGTCGTCACGAACTATCACGCCTTCAAGCTCCGCGAGAAGGGCGACGCGGGCGGCCTGACGAAGCGCCTGCTGACCGTCAACACCCCCGGCGCCTTCACCGAGTCGCCCGACGAGATGGTGAACCGGGTCTGCAACGACCTGGGCAAGCACCGCGAGATCATGGTCATCAACGACGAGGCCCACCACTGCTACCGCGGCAGGCCGGTCGCGGTGAAGGAGAAGCTGACGAGGGAGGAGGCGAGCGAGGCCAGGGACCGCGCGGAGGAGGCCCGCTTGTGGATCACCGGGCTGGAGGCGATCCATCGCAAGATCGGCGTGAAGGCCGTGTACGACCTGTCGGCCACGCCGTTCTACCTCAAGGGGTCCGGCTACCCGGAGGGGACGTTGTTCCCCTGGGTGGTCAGCGACTTCTCGCTGATGGACGCGATCGAATCCGGTATCGTCAAGATCCCGCGCGTCCCCGTCGCCGACAACGCGATGACCGGCGACTACCCGAAATATCGCGACCTCTGGGTCTACATCCGCGACGGCCTGAAGGATGTGCGCCGCGGCCCCGCCGACGCGAACACGCCGCCGCTCCTCCCCGGCCTGCTCGAAGGCGCGCTCAAGAGCCTCTACGGACACTACGCGCGGAAGTTCGCGGATTGGGAGGCCGACGAAGAGTCGCGGGCGAACGGCGGCACCCCGCCCGTCTTCATCGTCGTCTGCAACAACACGAACGTCAGCAAGGCCGTGTTCGACTACGTCTCGGGATACGAGACCGGGCACAAGCACCCCGACGGCGAGCCCGTCGTCGCGGGGGGGGACGCCCTGCCCCTGTTCGGCAACGTGAAGGACCAGCGCTGGCTGCACCGGCCGAATACGATCCTGGTGGACAGCCGGCAGCTCGAGTCCGGCGACAGCATGTCCGACGAGTTCAAGCGGCTCGCGAAGCATCAGATCGAGGAATTCAAGGCCGAGTATCGGCGGCGGTTCCCCGGCCGGGACGCCGAAAGCCTGACCGACGAGGACCTGATGCGCGAGGTGCTGAACACCGTCGGGAAGCCGGGCAAGCTCGGAGAGCACGTCCGCTGCGTCGTCTCCGTCTCCATGCTCACCGAGGGGTGGGACTGCAACACCGTCACCCACATCCTCGGCGTCCGGGCGTTCGGCACCCGGCTCTTGTGCGAGCAGGTCATGGGCCGCGGCTTGCGGCGGCGGAGCTACGCCGTCGGCGACGACGGGATGATGGCCCCCGAATACGCCGACATCTTCGGCGTGCCGTTCACAGGGTTCCCGGTCGCCGGACTCCCCGAGGAACGCGCCCCGGCCGCGCCGAAGCCCGGCAAGGCCGTGCGAGCCGTCCCGGAGCGGCTGATCGACGCCCCCTGGCTCGAAGTGACCTTCCCCCGCGTCGTCGGCTACCGGTTCGACGTGCCGGCCGACCGCCTCGCGGCGCGGTTCGACGCGACGCACCGCGAGGTTCTGACCACCCAGGACATCCCGACGAACACCCTGAACGCGCCGATCGTCGGCGAGAAGGCCGAGCTGACGCTGGGCGACGCCAAGGTCCTGCGCCCCCAGGCGGTCACCTTCCGGCTCGCCACCCACCTGCAACAGCGACACTTCCCGGACAAGCCCTGGCTGTTCCCCCAGCTCGTCGGCATCGTCCGCGACTGGCTCGGCGATCCGGACGGCGAGTCGCCGAACGTCGAATACGGCGACGACACGTTCCCCGGCCTGCTGCTGCTCGGCGAGAAGAAGCACGCGGCCTGCGAGAAGATCAACCGGGCCATCATCGCGGCGTCCGGCGGGGCGCAGCGGCTCCGGGCCGAACTCCAGCGCGACGACGCCGTGGGCACCACGGCCGGCGTCTCCTTCGACACCGTGAAGACCTGCTGGACGACCGAGCCGACGAAGTGCCACGTCAACCTCGTCCCGCAAGACAGCGACTGGGAGACGATCGTCTGCCAGAAGCTCGAGGAGATGGACGAGGTGCGGGCCTACGCCAAGAACCAGGGGATCGGCTTCCGCATCCCCTACACCCTGGACGGCCGCCCCGGCAACTACTTCCCCGACCTCGTCGTGAAGCTCGACGACGGCCGCGGCCCCGACGACCTCCTGAACCTGGTCCTGGAAGTCTCCGGCCAGAAGAAGAAGGAGAAGGACGCGAAGGTCCAGACCGCGAAGACCATGTGGGTGCCGGGCGTGAACAACCTCGGGACTTTCGGCCGCTGGGCCTTCCTCGAGATCGACGGCTCCAACCTGCACAAGACCAAACAGGAGATTCGTAGCCTTCTCGAAGGCTGA